A stretch of Aureispira sp. CCB-E DNA encodes these proteins:
- a CDS encoding tetratricopeptide repeat protein: MKLYVLIFILIILTASCKNNQMDEKEVELGLVPITTASEAAKKHFEKARFLVQNGINGNPIEHYEKAIELDSTFVRMYNFISIYSPDDSIKKINHTLAKKYKHLVSKEEQILVEATEYRFKNPEDNNERQLFKLAEMCPLDKYLHHTICFLLFRKNPKQAIVAGENAVRLDQNYGSGYNILGYAYINNKELDKAEKAFDNFIRCEPENANPYDSKADLLLRLGKYKEALSLKQKAYELDASFDWIPEEIVNIKAKIDSIE; the protein is encoded by the coding sequence ATGAAATTATACGTTTTAATTTTTATTCTAATCATATTAACAGCATCTTGTAAAAATAATCAAATGGATGAAAAAGAAGTAGAATTAGGTCTCGTGCCGATTACAACAGCATCAGAAGCAGCAAAGAAGCATTTTGAGAAAGCACGGTTTTTAGTTCAAAATGGGATAAATGGCAATCCGATAGAGCATTATGAAAAAGCAATAGAACTAGACAGTACTTTTGTTAGAATGTATAATTTTATTTCTATTTATTCACCAGATGATTCGATAAAGAAGATAAATCACACCCTTGCCAAAAAATACAAGCATCTAGTATCTAAAGAGGAACAAATCTTAGTGGAAGCTACAGAATATAGATTTAAGAATCCAGAGGATAATAATGAACGCCAATTATTCAAATTAGCCGAAATGTGCCCTCTAGATAAATATCTACACCATACCATTTGTTTTTTACTGTTTCGGAAAAATCCCAAACAGGCAATTGTTGCTGGTGAAAATGCTGTTAGACTAGATCAGAATTATGGTTCTGGGTATAATATTCTAGGATATGCATATATCAACAATAAGGAACTAGACAAAGCAGAAAAAGCATTTGATAATTTTATAAGGTGTGAACCTGAAAATGCGAATCCTTATGACTCAAAAGCTGATTTACTATTGCGATTGGGTAAATATAAAGAGGCTTTAAGCCTAAAACAGAAAGCCTATGAATTGGATGCTTCTTTTGATTGGATTCCTGAGGAAATAGTTAATATTAAAGCAAAAATTGATTCTATCGAATAA
- a CDS encoding T9SS-dependent M36 family metallopeptidase yields MKFTFLVILNLWFLVPIIAQHPQIIIQDFLETHAVEQKLHPSDISNWQITDMHTSSASNATHVYIQQTHLDIPISNGLANFVLKENKVLYMNNRLINNVHQKVTQTVPTVSASQAIQLAAQYLQMDSLETLHKIKTIHSTHFIYDKGNISRKNIPVRLMYTATTDTEIKLVWDLSIYTLDAKHYWSLQIDAQQGTLVAQNDWVSHCSFAHRSSSSSCTNHPTNITRPSTPQGTFADLEMQPDQYTVFPLPIESPIHGSRYLVSNPADILASPYGWHDTNAIAGPEYTITRGNNVYAYEDTNNNNLPGFSPNGNSSLEFNFPYNPGTHPSTYQSAAISNLFYTNNMMHDIWYNYGFDEASGNFQNNNYGRGGSLALDGDELLAEAQDSANMNNASFMTPPDGSKPRMQLFLWNSTGSSLGNYLTINTPSNIAGNYTAAGATFGSGLPQTAIVANLVLVEDNLPPIHDACGTIMNSAALFGKIALIDLGGCNLTDKIEAVENAGAIAVVVINNTSGPPFQMLGTNTNISIPSIMISQNDGIVIKNELVNSTTINASISNNGTNNNLRDSDFDNGIIVHEYGHGISKRLTGGASNVNCLTNPEQTGEGWSDWFALVLTIEPGDQGEDSRGFGTYVSNQVSTGSGLRPAPYSTDFAVNPYTYGASNNTTQISAPHGTGFIFATVLWDLTWALIDAYGGVPDPDLYHGNGGNNIAMLLAMEALKIQPCNAGMLDGRDAILKADSILYGGAHNCLIWNVFAKRGFGYSAEQGSVFNRSDQIEAFDLPINCQVVTTAPTAAFSTNSVFSCKPTISFFDNSTDVPQFWFWDFGDGYTSTAQNPVHSYQNSGSYIIKLIVSNGMGADSTTRQVTLSNLPPTPSVDDIELCLGDTAVIATSVLGIVYWKDSAHRVIHIGDTLTVPNVGQTQTYYVENGRNVFPFTTGRSYNTGIGTYHSSPYFGALNFRASRSFEIVSAWVDADGAGPRTFYLVKGTNHDGAIPTPNSIVDQVTINLANGGQRINLDFLVPESGYYYIGGNNVDLYRHESNSNYPYVQNGYMSINSSSANNGDSLSYYYYFYDIEIRGPQCISTLDTVTITPITSLFSYTDNGGGVFNFNDLSSDANNWLWDFGDNTTSTQQNPTHTYNSSGNYTVRLSVNNGACTSTQVISVIVGLQPISQKKWGFKILPNPTEGLAQILLDKPLDEDLEVKIMHLAGKHIQSFNIPSGALELSLDLSPLPNAVYLVQIRGNEFVEVRKLIVK; encoded by the coding sequence ATGAAATTTACCTTCCTTGTTATACTCAACTTATGGTTCCTCGTTCCTATAATAGCACAGCATCCCCAAATCATTATTCAAGATTTTTTGGAAACACATGCTGTTGAACAGAAGTTGCACCCTTCGGACATTTCTAACTGGCAAATAACAGATATGCACACATCTAGTGCCAGCAACGCAACTCATGTTTATATACAACAAACACACCTAGACATTCCCATTTCAAACGGGCTTGCTAACTTTGTCCTAAAAGAAAACAAAGTGCTCTACATGAACAATCGCTTAATAAACAATGTTCATCAAAAGGTAACTCAAACAGTTCCCACGGTTTCTGCTTCACAAGCAATTCAATTAGCCGCCCAGTATTTGCAAATGGACAGTCTTGAAACACTACATAAAATAAAAACAATTCATTCTACGCATTTCATTTATGACAAAGGCAATATTTCTAGAAAAAATATTCCTGTTCGTTTGATGTACACAGCTACTACCGACACAGAAATCAAATTAGTATGGGACTTGTCTATTTACACCTTAGATGCTAAACATTATTGGTCCCTACAAATTGATGCCCAGCAAGGGACTCTAGTTGCCCAAAACGATTGGGTTTCTCATTGCAGTTTTGCACATCGTTCTTCTTCTTCTTCTTGCACCAATCATCCTACAAATATCACCAGACCTTCAACACCACAAGGCACTTTTGCTGATTTAGAAATGCAGCCCGATCAATATACCGTTTTCCCGCTTCCTATTGAAAGCCCCATTCACGGAAGCCGTTACCTTGTTTCTAATCCCGCAGATATTCTAGCTTCGCCTTATGGATGGCACGATACAAATGCCATCGCAGGTCCTGAATACACCATTACTAGAGGAAATAATGTTTATGCTTATGAAGACACCAACAATAACAATTTACCAGGTTTTAGCCCTAATGGAAATAGCTCTCTAGAATTTAATTTTCCTTATAACCCAGGCACACACCCAAGTACCTATCAATCTGCTGCTATTAGTAATCTTTTTTATACCAACAATATGATGCATGACATTTGGTATAACTATGGTTTTGACGAAGCATCTGGAAATTTTCAAAACAACAATTATGGACGAGGAGGAAGTCTTGCATTGGACGGAGACGAACTTTTAGCAGAAGCACAAGATAGTGCCAATATGAACAACGCTAGTTTTATGACGCCTCCAGATGGAAGCAAACCTAGAATGCAACTTTTTTTATGGAATAGCACAGGAAGTAGTTTAGGAAATTATTTAACGATTAATACTCCTTCTAATATAGCAGGAAATTATACAGCAGCAGGGGCTACTTTTGGTTCTGGTTTGCCTCAAACAGCAATCGTAGCTAACTTAGTTCTAGTCGAGGACAACCTTCCTCCGATCCACGATGCCTGTGGAACCATTATGAATTCAGCTGCTTTGTTTGGAAAAATTGCTCTTATAGATCTTGGGGGTTGTAACCTAACAGATAAGATTGAAGCTGTCGAAAACGCAGGGGCTATTGCTGTTGTTGTTATAAACAATACGTCTGGTCCCCCTTTCCAAATGCTTGGTACCAATACCAACATAAGTATTCCATCCATTATGATTAGCCAAAACGATGGCATTGTCATAAAAAATGAACTTGTCAATAGTACGACCATCAATGCCTCTATAAGCAACAATGGTACGAACAACAATCTTAGAGACAGTGATTTTGATAATGGAATTATTGTTCACGAATATGGCCATGGCATTTCGAAGCGTTTAACAGGAGGCGCTAGTAATGTTAATTGCTTGACGAATCCAGAACAAACAGGCGAAGGTTGGAGCGATTGGTTTGCTCTTGTCTTAACCATTGAGCCAGGAGATCAAGGCGAAGATTCTAGAGGCTTTGGCACCTATGTCTCCAATCAAGTCTCTACAGGTTCAGGATTACGCCCAGCACCTTATTCCACAGATTTTGCTGTCAATCCATATACCTATGGCGCTTCTAATAACACCACTCAAATTTCAGCACCACATGGCACAGGTTTTATTTTTGCCACCGTATTATGGGACTTAACATGGGCTTTAATTGATGCGTATGGAGGGGTACCTGATCCCGACTTGTATCATGGCAATGGGGGCAACAACATAGCCATGCTCTTAGCCATGGAAGCATTAAAAATTCAGCCTTGCAATGCGGGTATGCTTGATGGTCGAGATGCTATTTTGAAAGCAGATTCCATTCTATATGGTGGTGCTCATAATTGCCTAATTTGGAATGTTTTTGCCAAGAGAGGCTTTGGATATAGTGCAGAGCAGGGTTCTGTTTTTAATCGTTCTGATCAAATCGAAGCCTTTGATTTGCCTATCAACTGTCAGGTAGTAACCACAGCACCTACGGCAGCCTTTAGTACCAACAGTGTTTTTTCTTGTAAACCGACCATTTCATTTTTTGATAATAGTACTGATGTACCTCAATTTTGGTTTTGGGACTTTGGAGATGGGTATACTTCTACTGCTCAAAATCCTGTCCATTCTTATCAGAATAGTGGCTCCTATATTATTAAATTAATTGTCTCGAATGGAATGGGGGCAGACTCTACTACTCGACAGGTTACTCTTAGCAATCTTCCTCCTACTCCCTCTGTAGATGATATAGAACTTTGCTTGGGAGATACGGCTGTTATTGCTACCTCTGTTTTAGGGATAGTCTATTGGAAAGACAGTGCCCATCGAGTCATTCATATTGGTGACACATTAACCGTTCCTAATGTTGGGCAAACGCAAACTTACTATGTGGAAAACGGTAGAAATGTCTTCCCATTCACTACTGGGCGTTCGTACAATACAGGAATTGGAACGTACCATTCTAGTCCCTATTTTGGAGCACTTAATTTTAGAGCCAGTCGAAGTTTTGAAATTGTTTCTGCGTGGGTAGATGCAGATGGTGCTGGTCCTCGAACCTTTTACCTCGTTAAGGGAACAAATCACGATGGGGCAATTCCTACCCCCAACTCCATTGTTGACCAAGTCACCATCAATTTAGCGAATGGAGGGCAACGAATAAATTTAGATTTTTTAGTTCCTGAAAGTGGTTATTACTATATCGGTGGCAATAATGTAGATTTGTATCGACATGAGTCCAATTCAAATTATCCTTATGTCCAAAATGGCTATATGAGTATCAATAGTTCTTCAGCCAACAACGGGGATTCCTTGAGCTATTATTACTATTTTTATGATATAGAAATTCGAGGTCCTCAATGCATTTCTACGTTGGATACGGTTACGATTACACCGATAACTAGTTTATTTTCCTACACCGATAATGGTGGCGGGGTATTTAATTTCAATGACCTTTCCTCAGATGCTAATAACTGGCTATGGGATTTTGGAGACAATACTACTTCTACCCAACAAAACCCTACACATACTTATAATAGTTCAGGTAACTATACCGTTCGCCTAAGTGTAAACAACGGTGCTTGCACAAGTACTCAAGTCATTTCTGTAATAGTTGGTTTGCAACCTATTTCTCAAAAAAAATGGGGATTCAAAATCTTGCCTAATCCAACAGAAGGACTAGCACAAATTCTTTTGGACAAACCACTGGACGAAGATTTGGAAGTTAAAATAATGCACCTTGCTGGCAAACATATCCAAAGTTTCAACATACCTAGTGGTGCTTTGGAACTCAGCTTGGATTTGTCACCCCTTCCCAATGCTGTTTATTTGGTTCAAATTCGAGGAAACGAATTTGTAGAAGTTCGAAAATTGATCGTAAAATAA
- a CDS encoding T9SS-dependent M36 family metallopeptidase — MKQLAFMLLSFLLSTATLHAQNTSTVIQQFLDKNHKEQNLTSQDILHWSITSHHTSSTSGVTHVYIQQEHQGIPVSNGIANFALKDSKVLSMGNRLITRLSQKANYTTPTINPVQAIQLAAKQLELKTPTALKALEPISKHHFIYNTGGISKENIPVRLMYHASSDDEVKLVWDLSIYTLDAAHWWSVRIDAQTGILIDKNDWVIHCNFVHSPFSKCHNKNHNTFLKPPTNFSAPETMLQPDQYTVFALPLESPSHGTRSIVTNPADTLASPYGWHDTNGANGAEYTITRGNNVYAYEDAADNNAPGFSPDGTNVLEFNFPYNATANPSTYQPAAITNLFYMNNMMHDIWYRYGFDEAGGNFQFNNYGRGGIADDQVLAEAQDGGGTNNANFATPPDGGNPRMQMYLWNSAGGSGGNYLDVNSPSGIAGSYNAADASFGPGLPTTPITADLALIEDNTAPINDGCETVTNAASLSGKIVVIDRGNCSFVAKVEAAQNAGAVAAIIVNNVAGAPFQMGGASNTITIPSIMIEQNDGNAIKAQMAAGIVNATISNGGTPSNVKDGDLDNGIIAHEYGHGISTRLTGGANNANCLSNAEQMGEGWSDWFGLMLTIEPGDLGADVRGIGTYASNQPVTGQGIRPAPYSTDFAVNPYTYGASNNAGQISEPHGVGFIFATVLWDLTWALIDQYGGIPDPDLYNGTGGNNIAMNLVIEGLKLQPCNPGMIDGRDAILQADQLLYNGAHRCLIWGVFAKRGFGYSADQGSPASRSDQTEAFDLPPICQTATAPPVAAFSPNSNNACITTISFTDNSTDIPQSWAWDFGDGNTSTIQNPTHTYSASGVYTVKLVVTNTVGMDSTTQQVTIALPPTPVVNNIEVCAGDTAFVPATVTGVAQWKNIANNIVYIGDTLAVPNVGSTQTYYVENAVGAASQYVGPSDNTIGAGGYHASAYHGALNFTANQSFEIVSAWVDADGAGPRTFYLANGTNNDGTPPSGNGIVDQVTVNLADGVQRVNLNLMVPAAGNYNIGGNNVNLYRNSSGASFPYTLGGYMTINNSSATTNPTGYYYYLYDFEVREPQCISALDTVTITPVVSNFSYTNNNNIVSFTDASIGATSWFWDFGDNTTSTQQNPTHTYATAGSYTITLTINNGACTSTQTFSVIVGINQTNTQRLNISLLPNPTSGLASILLNKAAKEDLNVLITDMSGKTIQTSLIKTGQSHLDLNLSELPAAVYLVQIKGEHFSEIRKLVLQ; from the coding sequence ATGAAACAACTCGCCTTTATGCTACTGAGTTTTTTGCTCAGTACAGCAACGCTTCATGCTCAAAACACTTCTACGGTTATTCAACAATTTCTAGACAAAAATCACAAAGAACAAAACTTAACTTCTCAAGACATCCTTCATTGGAGTATAACTAGTCATCATACTTCAAGTACTAGTGGTGTAACACATGTCTACATACAGCAAGAGCATCAGGGAATACCTGTATCCAACGGAATAGCAAATTTTGCTTTGAAAGATAGTAAAGTTCTTAGCATGGGAAATCGCCTAATAACTAGACTTTCTCAAAAGGCTAACTACACAACTCCAACCATTAACCCAGTTCAGGCCATTCAGCTTGCTGCCAAACAATTGGAATTAAAAACACCAACAGCTCTAAAAGCTCTAGAACCTATCAGCAAGCATCATTTTATATACAATACAGGAGGCATTTCAAAAGAAAACATTCCCGTACGATTAATGTATCATGCTAGCTCTGATGATGAGGTAAAATTGGTTTGGGACTTATCCATTTACACGTTAGACGCAGCACATTGGTGGTCGGTACGAATAGATGCCCAAACAGGTATTTTGATTGATAAAAACGATTGGGTCATTCACTGCAATTTCGTTCATTCCCCATTTTCAAAATGCCATAATAAAAACCATAACACCTTTTTGAAACCACCAACTAATTTTAGTGCGCCTGAAACAATGCTGCAGCCTGATCAATATACTGTGTTTGCACTGCCTTTAGAAAGCCCCAGTCATGGAACTCGTTCGATTGTAACCAATCCTGCCGATACGCTTGCTTCGCCATATGGTTGGCATGACACCAATGGGGCAAATGGAGCAGAGTATACCATCACAAGAGGAAACAATGTTTATGCTTATGAGGATGCTGCTGATAATAACGCTCCAGGTTTTAGTCCTGATGGAACCAATGTTTTGGAGTTCAATTTTCCTTATAATGCAACAGCCAATCCTAGCACTTATCAACCTGCTGCCATCACCAATCTATTTTACATGAACAACATGATGCACGATATTTGGTATCGTTATGGTTTTGATGAAGCAGGTGGTAATTTTCAGTTCAACAACTATGGGCGTGGAGGCATAGCCGACGACCAAGTTTTGGCAGAAGCCCAAGATGGTGGTGGAACAAACAACGCCAACTTTGCAACACCTCCAGATGGCGGAAACCCAAGAATGCAAATGTACCTATGGAACAGTGCAGGTGGCAGCGGCGGCAATTATTTGGATGTCAATAGCCCTTCAGGCATCGCTGGTAGTTACAATGCAGCTGATGCCTCCTTTGGTCCTGGACTTCCAACAACTCCTATTACCGCTGATTTAGCTTTGATAGAAGACAATACCGCCCCTATTAACGATGGCTGCGAAACAGTTACGAATGCCGCTTCTTTGTCAGGAAAAATTGTGGTTATTGATCGTGGAAACTGTTCTTTTGTTGCTAAAGTTGAAGCTGCACAAAATGCGGGCGCTGTTGCTGCTATTATTGTGAACAATGTAGCAGGTGCTCCTTTCCAAATGGGAGGAGCTAGCAACACTATTACCATTCCATCCATTATGATTGAGCAAAATGATGGCAATGCCATTAAAGCACAAATGGCAGCAGGAATTGTTAACGCAACCATTAGCAATGGAGGGACACCTAGTAATGTAAAAGATGGAGATTTGGACAATGGGATCATTGCTCATGAATATGGGCATGGTATTTCAACTCGTCTAACAGGTGGCGCTAACAATGCCAACTGTTTGAGCAACGCAGAACAAATGGGAGAAGGCTGGAGCGATTGGTTTGGTTTAATGTTAACCATTGAGCCTGGCGATTTGGGCGCTGATGTCCGTGGTATTGGAACTTACGCATCCAATCAACCTGTAACAGGACAAGGCATTCGACCTGCGCCTTACTCCACAGATTTTGCTGTCAATCCCTATACTTATGGTGCATCTAATAATGCGGGTCAAATATCAGAACCGCATGGGGTAGGATTTATCTTTGCTACAGTGCTTTGGGATTTAACATGGGCACTAATTGACCAATATGGTGGTATCCCTGATCCTGATTTATACAATGGAACAGGAGGCAATAATATTGCTATGAACTTAGTGATCGAAGGTTTAAAACTACAACCTTGCAATCCAGGTATGATTGATGGACGAGATGCTATTCTACAAGCCGACCAATTATTGTACAATGGTGCACACAGATGTTTAATTTGGGGCGTTTTTGCTAAGAGAGGTTTTGGATATAGCGCGGATCAAGGAAGTCCAGCAAGCCGCTCTGACCAAACAGAGGCCTTTGATTTGCCTCCTATTTGTCAAACAGCAACTGCTCCGCCTGTGGCTGCATTTAGTCCCAATAGCAACAATGCTTGTATTACTACTATTTCTTTTACAGATAATAGTACGGATATACCTCAATCTTGGGCATGGGATTTTGGAGACGGCAATACATCTACCATACAAAATCCTACACATACCTATAGTGCTAGTGGTGTCTATACTGTAAAACTAGTTGTCACCAATACAGTAGGCATGGACTCTACCACTCAACAAGTAACTATTGCCTTGCCTCCTACTCCTGTTGTTAATAATATTGAAGTTTGTGCAGGAGATACCGCTTTTGTTCCTGCAACAGTTACAGGAGTGGCGCAGTGGAAAAACATAGCCAATAACATTGTTTACATTGGTGATACATTGGCGGTACCTAATGTTGGTTCTACTCAAACTTATTATGTTGAAAATGCGGTTGGCGCAGCTTCTCAATATGTTGGTCCTAGTGATAATACGATTGGAGCGGGTGGCTATCATGCTTCGGCTTATCACGGAGCATTAAACTTTACAGCCAATCAAAGTTTCGAAATTGTCTCTGCGTGGGTAGACGCAGACGGTGCCGGTCCTCGTACATTCTATCTAGCCAACGGTACAAACAATGACGGAACGCCTCCTAGTGGCAATGGTATCGTAGACCAAGTCACTGTAAACTTGGCAGATGGTGTTCAACGTGTCAACTTAAATTTGATGGTACCTGCTGCTGGTAATTATAATATAGGTGGTAATAATGTCAATTTATACAGAAATAGTAGTGGAGCCAGTTTCCCTTATACTTTGGGAGGATATATGACCATCAACAATTCCTCGGCAACGACCAATCCTACTGGTTATTATTACTATCTATACGATTTTGAAGTGCGAGAGCCTCAATGTATCTCTGCCCTAGACACCGTTACCATCACTCCAGTTGTTAGTAACTTCTCTTATACCAATAACAATAATATTGTCAGTTTTACAGATGCATCTATTGGGGCAACAAGCTGGTTTTGGGATTTTGGAGATAACACGACTTCTACTCAGCAAAACCCTACACATACATACGCAACCGCAGGCTCTTACACAATCACACTAACCATTAACAACGGAGCTTGTACCAGTACACAAACGTTTTCAGTTATTGTTGGCATCAATCAAACCAACACTCAACGACTCAATATTTCCTTACTACCCAATCCAACGAGTGGGTTAGCTAGCATCCTACTAAACAAAGCCGCTAAAGAGGATTTGAATGTTTTGATAACGGATATGAGTGGTAAGACCATCCAAACAAGTTTAATTAAAACAGGGCAGAGTCATCTAGATTTAAATTTATCGGAACTCCCTGCTGCTGTCTATTTGGTGCAAATTAAAGGTGAACATTTTTCAGAAATCAGAAAATTAGTGCTTCAATAA